In one uncultured Methanoregula sp. genomic region, the following are encoded:
- a CDS encoding methyltransferase: MIPVTELQGNGGIILDHIRQAFNRFAQEYDTQREYIIPDLSQYYGAAIWAMESEDPDPEILDIGAGTGLMSAFVLQKFPDAHLTLMDIAENMLDMAKKRFAARPGTRYVTCDYSRADLGGPYDIVCSALSIHHLAPEDKRQLFHRIHDALVPGGMFVNADQADGETLYFRERYMDYWNVFLKSGPMSEAQHAEILKRRDTLDRNEKLSVQLAWLNEAGFSDVDVVYKNRTFIVTVARKV; this comes from the coding sequence CTGATACCTGTTACTGAACTGCAGGGTAATGGAGGGATTATTCTGGATCACATACGACAGGCATTCAACCGGTTTGCACAGGAGTACGATACCCAGCGCGAGTACATTATTCCGGATCTGAGCCAGTATTACGGGGCTGCGATCTGGGCCATGGAATCGGAAGATCCGGACCCGGAGATTCTCGATATCGGTGCAGGCACCGGCCTCATGAGTGCGTTTGTCCTGCAGAAATTCCCGGATGCCCACCTTACCCTGATGGACATAGCCGAGAATATGCTGGATATGGCGAAGAAGCGGTTTGCCGCCCGGCCGGGCACACGGTACGTTACCTGTGATTACAGCCGGGCCGATCTCGGGGGGCCGTACGATATCGTCTGCTCGGCCCTCTCCATTCACCACCTCGCGCCGGAGGACAAGCGGCAGCTCTTCCACCGGATCCATGACGCCCTCGTTCCGGGAGGGATGTTTGTCAATGCAGACCAGGCTGACGGGGAAACCCTGTACTTCCGGGAACGGTACATGGACTACTGGAACGTGTTCCTGAAAAGCGGCCCGATGTCGGAGGCGCAGCATGCAGAGATCCTGAAGCGCCGGGACACTCTTGACCGGAACGAGAAGTTGTCCGTACAGCTTGCGTGGCTGAATGAAGCCGGGTTCTCCGATGTGGACGTGGTTTACAAGAACCGGACATTCATTGTCACGGTGGCACGGAAGGTATAA
- a CDS encoding response regulator, whose product MSQPSRILIVDDDPIITKLISIMLQKKGYHVVGVVASGEESILRAAELNPDLVIMDVSLAGEMDGLDAAHYIFQLFQYPIIFITAMSEEELFERAKYSQPYGIIFKPFTMLEISTNVDLAIYNHGNRCKTLERRHPAGDPKKIMEALEAIFITDKRGRIIFFNPYAAWFFDIPEEQILMKHWREVFMMLNDMNDEELKDPVDEASRQMAGVNYDSNTSVVTTTSKRRKVSITVRPVKDDHERLLAVLVSIKEKKPKP is encoded by the coding sequence ATGTCCCAGCCCTCCCGCATCCTGATTGTCGATGATGACCCCATCATCACCAAGCTCATCTCGATCATGCTCCAGAAGAAAGGGTATCATGTCGTCGGGGTCGTTGCATCAGGAGAGGAATCTATTCTCCGGGCTGCAGAACTGAATCCCGACCTGGTCATCATGGATGTCAGCCTTGCCGGGGAGATGGACGGCCTGGACGCGGCCCACTACATCTTCCAGCTCTTCCAGTATCCGATCATCTTCATCACGGCTATGTCGGAAGAAGAACTGTTCGAACGCGCCAAGTACTCGCAGCCGTACGGGATCATCTTCAAGCCGTTCACTATGCTCGAGATCTCAACAAATGTGGATCTCGCTATCTACAATCACGGCAACCGGTGCAAGACCCTCGAACGTCGTCACCCTGCCGGCGACCCGAAAAAGATTATGGAAGCTCTCGAAGCGATCTTCATCACGGACAAGCGGGGCCGGATCATCTTTTTCAATCCTTACGCTGCCTGGTTCTTCGATATTCCTGAGGAACAGATCCTCATGAAACACTGGCGGGAGGTCTTTATGATGTTGAACGACATGAACGATGAGGAACTCAAGGATCCCGTCGATGAGGCATCCCGGCAGATGGCCGGCGTCAATTACGATTCAAACACCTCGGTTGTAACAACGACATCCAAGCGCCGGAAAGTGAGTATTACGGTCCGCCCTGTCAAGGACGATCATGAGAGACTTCTCGCGGTGCTCGTTTCCATAAAAGAGAAGAAGCCAAAGCCCTGA
- the purF gene encoding amidophosphoribosyltransferase translates to MCGIVGIVDAGGVSIQLYYALYALQHRGQESAGISTFDGTNLHKFKGNGLVADVFSPSVLSDLHGTAGIGHVRYPTTGANLPENIQPLNFQFKEHFISLAHNGNLVNTCEIRAEYEQAGQIFTTTTDTEVIAKILMDEIGRSGCVEDAVRICMRRLLGSYSVVMMFDGIIYAFRDPLGIKPFCIGKTENGYMVASESVAVDALSAKFLRDVKPGELIRIDSEGIRCTQVAVAGKRAHCIFEYIYFARADAIIDGVLVYDVRRQIGHKLFEEDPVRADSVCSVPDSGTAYAIGYAEGSGIPFVESLMKNRYMGRTFIMPTQKEREKAVRIKLNPIPAHLKNKSVVLVDDSIVRGTTSKRIIEMMREAGAREVHMRIGSPAIKAPCYLGVDMPTREELIASDKIEDEVRHSITATTLHHISLDALVEAIGFEREDLCTGCLTGCYPLPIDGEQARPCKVDFLDSTFQSRLGSFEA, encoded by the coding sequence ATGTGTGGTATCGTTGGCATCGTGGATGCTGGCGGTGTATCAATTCAGCTCTATTATGCGCTGTACGCTCTCCAGCATCGTGGTCAGGAGAGCGCCGGAATATCAACTTTTGACGGCACCAACCTCCACAAGTTCAAGGGGAATGGTCTGGTTGCCGATGTCTTTTCCCCGTCTGTTTTATCCGATCTGCACGGCACTGCCGGGATCGGTCATGTCCGGTACCCGACGACCGGGGCCAATCTTCCCGAGAATATCCAGCCCCTGAACTTCCAGTTCAAGGAGCATTTCATCTCCCTCGCCCACAATGGGAACCTTGTCAACACCTGCGAGATCCGGGCCGAGTACGAACAGGCCGGCCAGATCTTCACCACGACGACCGATACGGAAGTCATCGCCAAGATCCTCATGGACGAGATCGGCAGGTCGGGCTGCGTGGAGGATGCGGTCCGGATCTGCATGCGCAGGCTGCTTGGTTCCTATTCCGTTGTGATGATGTTCGACGGGATCATCTATGCGTTCCGGGACCCGCTGGGCATCAAGCCGTTCTGTATCGGGAAGACCGAGAACGGGTACATGGTGGCATCAGAGAGTGTGGCCGTCGATGCCCTGAGCGCAAAATTCCTCCGGGACGTGAAACCCGGCGAACTGATCCGGATCGATTCCGAGGGTATCCGCTGCACGCAGGTGGCAGTTGCCGGCAAACGTGCCCACTGCATCTTCGAGTACATCTATTTTGCCCGGGCCGATGCGATCATCGATGGTGTGCTTGTCTACGATGTCCGGCGGCAGATCGGCCATAAGCTCTTTGAAGAAGACCCGGTCAGGGCGGACTCGGTCTGTTCGGTCCCCGATTCCGGGACCGCGTATGCCATCGGGTACGCGGAAGGGTCCGGCATCCCGTTCGTGGAATCCCTCATGAAGAACCGGTACATGGGCCGGACATTCATCATGCCCACCCAGAAGGAGCGGGAGAAGGCAGTCCGGATCAAACTCAACCCGATCCCGGCACACCTCAAAAACAAGTCGGTTGTGCTGGTGGACGACAGCATCGTGCGGGGCACCACATCGAAAAGGATCATCGAGATGATGAGGGAGGCGGGAGCCCGCGAGGTCCACATGCGGATCGGTTCCCCGGCCATCAAGGCTCCCTGCTACCTTGGCGTGGATATGCCAACCCGCGAGGAGCTGATCGCGAGTGACAAGATCGAAGACGAGGTCCGGCACAGCATCACGGCAACAACGCTCCACCATATTTCCCTCGATGCACTCGTCGAGGCAATCGGATTTGAGCGGGAGGATCTCTGTACCGGCTGCCTCACCGGCTGCTACCCGCTGCCCATAGACGGCGAACAGGCCCGGCCCTGCAAGGTCGATTTCCTTGACAGCACATTCCAGTCCAGACTCGGATCCTTCGAGGCATAG
- a CDS encoding 50S ribosomal protein L37e, with the protein MSKGTPSMGKMNKFTHIACRRCGKISFHAQKKVCSACGFGRSTKMISNKWNNKRPKIPTH; encoded by the coding sequence ATGTCAAAAGGCACTCCATCAATGGGAAAAATGAACAAGTTCACGCACATCGCCTGCCGGCGCTGTGGGAAGATCTCGTTCCATGCCCAGAAGAAAGTCTGCTCTGCCTGCGGTTTTGGCAGAAGCACAAAGATGATCAGCAACAAGTGGAACAACAAGCGACCAAAAATCCCGACGCATTAG
- a CDS encoding LSM domain-containing protein has product MTKRPLDILDLVLNRQPVIVSLKGGREIRGVLQGYDVHMNLVLDKAEETENGQVVKVGTLIVRGDNVIYISPSLEQ; this is encoded by the coding sequence ATGACCAAAAGGCCGTTGGATATTTTAGATCTGGTGCTGAACCGTCAGCCCGTTATTGTATCTCTCAAAGGCGGGAGAGAAATTCGGGGCGTTCTCCAGGGATATGACGTACATATGAACCTCGTTCTCGACAAGGCCGAGGAGACTGAGAACGGACAGGTTGTAAAAGTAGGCACGCTCATCGTCCGTGGGGATAATGTAATTTATATCTCTCCATCACTCGAACAATAA
- a CDS encoding RNA-binding protein codes for MKKIVVKKRHSVRKSQGADLLLRLSEQIGESAALFRADMIEVLETNADISLFMVGKKPFLMDNGTWVFPTLKGAVQLPFPERRVTVDGGAIPYVVNGADIMRPGIVSVTDDVKAGCPVQIVDERHGKPLAIGIALLDAPEMRASTAGKMVKKFHHVGDEIWNMEF; via the coding sequence ATGAAAAAGATCGTTGTCAAGAAACGCCATTCCGTCCGAAAAAGCCAGGGTGCTGACCTGCTCTTACGGCTCTCGGAACAGATCGGAGAGTCGGCTGCACTCTTTCGCGCGGATATGATCGAGGTGCTCGAGACCAACGCGGATATCTCACTTTTTATGGTTGGCAAGAAGCCGTTTCTTATGGACAATGGCACGTGGGTGTTTCCCACGCTCAAAGGTGCCGTCCAGTTGCCGTTCCCTGAGCGCCGGGTGACCGTGGATGGGGGGGCAATTCCCTATGTAGTAAACGGAGCGGACATCATGCGCCCCGGCATAGTTTCGGTGACCGATGACGTGAAGGCCGGTTGCCCGGTCCAGATTGTTGATGAGCGGCACGGTAAGCCGCTGGCCATCGGGATTGCCCTCCTGGACGCGCCCGAGATGCGTGCCAGTACGGCAGGCAAGATGGTCAAAAAGTTCCATCACGTCGGTGACGAGATCTGGAACATGGAATTCTGA
- the sepF gene encoding cell division protein SepF — MVKIIDTLLGKSAASSDDDYMELDLASYEERSAGSPALLVKIATITDLKDTPRVKDEVYSGNIVIVDISRLKMDKISYERVLKDLKEVAKDVNGDIIGLGDQRYVVLTPMSVKISRDKIGG, encoded by the coding sequence ATGGTTAAGATCATAGACACCCTTCTTGGAAAAAGTGCCGCGAGTTCGGACGATGACTATATGGAACTCGACCTCGCATCCTACGAGGAACGCTCTGCCGGATCCCCCGCCCTCCTCGTGAAGATTGCAACAATCACCGACCTCAAAGACACACCCCGGGTCAAGGACGAGGTCTATTCCGGTAACATCGTCATTGTCGATATCTCCCGGCTGAAGATGGACAAGATCTCTTACGAGCGTGTCCTGAAAGACTTGAAAGAAGTGGCAAAAGATGTCAACGGCGACATCATCGGCCTTGGCGACCAGCGCTATGTTGTCTTAACCCCCATGTCGGTCAAGATCTCGCGCGACAAGATCGGTGGATAA
- a CDS encoding ZPR1 zinc finger domain-containing protein has protein sequence METRVPGPCPYCNTEIEYLYKTENIPYFSDILIISAVCSSCGYKYVDTQLLKHGDPARYTLPISTAEDLDIRVIRSMSASIEIPELGVRIDPGPRCEGFVSNVEGVLDRIEQVVKGAFLWGTDEEKENAALLIADIARVKAGLCPVTLIVEDPSGNSMIVADNTVKEPYVPEE, from the coding sequence GTGGAGACAAGAGTTCCGGGTCCGTGTCCGTATTGCAATACTGAAATAGAATACCTGTATAAGACAGAAAATATTCCCTATTTTTCTGATATTCTTATCATCTCCGCTGTCTGCAGCTCGTGTGGTTATAAGTACGTGGATACCCAGCTGCTCAAACACGGGGATCCCGCCCGGTATACGCTCCCGATCAGCACTGCGGAGGATCTTGACATACGGGTTATCCGGAGCATGAGTGCCAGCATCGAGATCCCCGAGCTCGGTGTCCGGATCGACCCTGGCCCCAGATGCGAGGGTTTTGTCTCGAACGTTGAAGGGGTGCTCGACCGTATCGAGCAGGTGGTCAAAGGGGCATTCCTGTGGGGTACGGATGAAGAAAAAGAGAATGCTGCCCTGCTCATTGCCGATATCGCCCGGGTGAAAGCCGGCCTCTGCCCGGTCACGCTGATAGTCGAAGACCCGAGCGGGAACAGCATGATTGTTGCAGACAATACGGTAAAAGAACCGTATGTGCCGGAAGAGTGA
- a CDS encoding LamG domain-containing protein, with protein sequence MNAVPTLQVMGKLLVVSFLFCVLTGSVCAYSNTIDTTVNPGVYLNFNEGSSATAFDLSGHGSSGTIHGAERVDNEGCGRAMFFNGIGDYISIPYSSLNHPEQEITVSTWFYTDSFDPQALVSSYNNGGYRLGFGDGDDLWWTINLQGPGEISVPIQHESITPHQWHYVAGTYNGKTSKIYLDGVLRNQVNASGPIHYEYNNYVLLGAEAGTYDQPSLVCPHFLRGGLDEVRIYPVAQTTGEIIDDRLRCTPGDIITPVGKPILTNAAAACVYHSGSIHLGTGESVFRTLTFNGTDETGTWNVTIPPGSALEVQVRDLYSSSYPDAWYIEMADEKGRIDRSVAFASTNSRPVGGVIPSGNATVRVKYFDGKDRFPSTVDIRFDSRTPPPPSIAAISPANILANPIIVIYSASWATLIAILLVIIWLHRRSKQQK encoded by the coding sequence ATGAACGCCGTGCCGACCCTGCAGGTAATGGGAAAACTACTGGTGGTATCTTTTCTTTTTTGTGTCCTGACAGGCAGCGTGTGCGCTTACAGCAATACGATCGATACTACCGTAAACCCGGGTGTTTATCTCAACTTTAACGAAGGCAGCAGTGCGACGGCATTCGATCTTTCCGGGCATGGATCATCCGGTACGATCCATGGTGCAGAGCGGGTTGATAATGAAGGATGCGGCAGGGCGATGTTCTTCAATGGTATCGGGGATTATATCAGTATCCCGTACAGTTCCTTAAACCACCCGGAACAGGAGATCACGGTCTCGACATGGTTCTACACTGACTCGTTCGACCCCCAGGCACTCGTATCGAGTTACAACAACGGGGGTTACCGTCTTGGATTCGGAGACGGGGATGATTTATGGTGGACCATTAATCTCCAGGGACCTGGAGAGATCTCCGTACCGATCCAGCATGAGAGTATCACCCCCCACCAGTGGCATTACGTAGCCGGAACATATAACGGGAAAACCTCAAAGATCTATCTTGACGGCGTCCTGCGGAACCAGGTTAATGCTTCAGGGCCGATTCACTACGAATACAATAACTATGTCCTGCTCGGGGCGGAGGCCGGGACATACGATCAGCCGTCGCTTGTCTGCCCCCACTTCTTACGCGGAGGACTCGATGAGGTCAGGATCTATCCGGTTGCACAGACCACCGGTGAGATTATTGACGACCGGCTCCGCTGCACCCCCGGTGATATCATAACTCCCGTGGGAAAACCGATCCTGACGAATGCTGCCGCTGCATGCGTATATCATTCGGGATCGATCCATCTTGGCACGGGGGAATCCGTATTCAGGACTCTGACCTTTAACGGGACGGACGAGACCGGTACCTGGAATGTCACGATTCCCCCGGGCTCTGCTCTTGAGGTCCAGGTCAGGGATCTATATTCCTCATCCTATCCCGATGCATGGTATATCGAGATGGCGGATGAAAAGGGCAGGATCGACAGGTCTGTCGCCTTTGCCAGTACCAACAGCAGGCCGGTTGGCGGGGTCATACCATCAGGGAACGCCACGGTACGGGTGAAGTACTTTGACGGGAAAGACCGGTTCCCGAGCACGGTGGATATCAGGTTCGACAGCCGTACCCCCCCGCCCCCGTCTATTGCGGCCATCTCTCCAGCGAATATTCTCGCCAACCCGATTATCGTTATCTATTCGGCATCATGGGCAACCCTGATCGCGATCCTTCTTGTCATCATCTGGCTGCACCGGAGAAGTAAGCAGCAGAAATAA
- a CDS encoding Uxx-star family glutaredoxin-like (seleno)protein: MTRVTVYSTQNCPYCRMAKAFLEKYGVPYENIDVGADDKAAQKMIDLSGQRGVPVITVGDEVIVGFDASRLNELFGETVADEVLDVVIIGAGPAGLTAGMYCARKMLSTRIISENIGGQALESWAIENYMGYRMVTGEELMKKFEEQVRTLNIRLDLDRVTAITMEDDLFVIKTVSDVILRAKAVILTQGNRPRKLGVANEEQYLGRGLSICSTCDGPLYKGKRVAIVGGGNSALQTAIEMSEIASSVSLIVRSTIRADPVYSEKLKGKKNITVHPGTHISALQGDKFLSGITLKNEKGQEQTISLDGVFIEIGWLPNTDMVDGLVALNDKKEIIVDINGKTSLPGVFAAGDVTNVKSKQIIIAAGDGAKAALEAYEYLMKTFKK; the protein is encoded by the coding sequence ATGACCCGCGTTACCGTCTACTCCACACAGAACTGCCCGTATTGCAGGATGGCAAAGGCATTCCTGGAAAAATACGGCGTACCCTACGAAAACATCGATGTCGGGGCCGATGATAAAGCGGCCCAGAAAATGATCGACCTTTCAGGCCAGCGTGGTGTCCCGGTCATCACGGTTGGGGACGAGGTCATAGTCGGGTTCGATGCCTCGCGGCTCAACGAGCTTTTCGGGGAGACCGTTGCTGACGAGGTCCTCGATGTCGTCATCATCGGAGCAGGACCGGCCGGCCTGACTGCAGGGATGTATTGTGCCCGCAAGATGCTCTCGACCCGGATCATCAGCGAGAATATCGGGGGCCAGGCACTCGAGTCATGGGCGATAGAGAACTACATGGGGTACCGGATGGTCACCGGAGAGGAGCTGATGAAGAAGTTCGAGGAGCAGGTCAGGACGCTCAACATCCGGCTCGATCTTGACCGGGTCACTGCCATCACGATGGAGGACGATCTCTTTGTGATAAAGACGGTCTCGGATGTTATTCTTCGGGCAAAGGCCGTGATCCTCACGCAGGGCAACCGGCCGCGGAAACTGGGCGTGGCAAACGAGGAACAGTACCTGGGCCGGGGTCTCTCGATCTGCTCCACCTGTGACGGTCCGCTGTACAAGGGCAAGCGGGTGGCAATCGTCGGTGGCGGCAATTCGGCGCTCCAGACGGCTATTGAGATGAGCGAGATTGCATCATCGGTAAGCCTGATCGTCCGGAGCACGATCCGGGCCGACCCGGTCTATTCAGAGAAACTGAAAGGTAAGAAAAATATCACCGTTCACCCGGGCACCCATATCTCGGCTCTCCAGGGCGACAAGTTTCTCTCGGGAATCACCCTCAAAAACGAGAAGGGTCAGGAACAGACGATCAGTCTTGACGGCGTCTTCATCGAGATTGGCTGGCTGCCCAACACGGACATGGTCGACGGGCTTGTTGCTCTCAATGATAAGAAAGAGATCATTGTCGATATCAACGGGAAGACGAGCCTGCCGGGAGTATTTGCTGCCGGTGACGTGACGAATGTCAAGAGCAAGCAGATTATCATTGCCGCAGGAGACGGCGCGAAGGCTGCGCTCGAGGCATACGAATACCTGATGAAGACCTTCAAAAAATAA
- the tfrB gene encoding fumarate reductase (CoM/CoB) subunit TfrB — MKDLTVKIRRFDPEKDSEPHFETYTVRTNDGARVLHVLHAIHDTLDPTLSYRYSCASGQCGSCAVRVNGEPVLACMEEARNNSTIEPLNLPVKKDLVTDLLPRLEMIAPLVPKGEPVIPTKAEIDAIKPLKTCIECLCCVSACPAVDVTNFVGPTAMRQEMRLVLDPRDSGNRVSDAVRNGLFTCTTCQACWKVCPKEIETPAKAIEKLRSYANKRGFTLPRHLEVAALIKETGRSVPRTAESFLEKMSGVLEPYGPVKATVGFFVGCLYNYRQQQSALDAMEVLRRNGIRVIIPREQVCCGSPLIRTGQLDYVETLKTRNIETFRSRGIDTVLTMCAGCGTTLKNDYTTPFRVIDINELLTQYGIEPPARLPIKATYHDPCHLMRGQGVHDQPRDLIRQVVDLVEMPSVCCGSGGGVRSGNPEEAAAIGRKRGEEIKKTGADIVITSCPFCEFHIMGHTDKPVKNIATVLLEGYREKDRKKA, encoded by the coding sequence ATGAAGGACCTGACGGTGAAGATCCGGCGCTTCGACCCGGAGAAGGACAGCGAACCGCACTTCGAGACCTATACGGTCAGAACAAATGACGGCGCCCGTGTCCTCCACGTGCTCCACGCCATCCACGACACGCTCGATCCCACACTCTCGTACCGCTACTCCTGCGCCTCAGGCCAGTGCGGAAGTTGTGCGGTCCGGGTGAACGGCGAGCCGGTGCTCGCATGCATGGAGGAGGCCAGGAACAACAGCACCATCGAGCCCCTGAACCTGCCGGTAAAGAAGGATCTCGTGACCGATCTTCTCCCGAGGCTTGAGATGATCGCCCCTCTCGTGCCGAAAGGAGAACCGGTCATCCCGACAAAAGCCGAGATCGACGCGATCAAGCCGCTCAAGACCTGCATCGAATGCCTCTGCTGCGTCTCGGCCTGTCCCGCGGTGGACGTGACGAATTTTGTCGGCCCGACCGCAATGCGGCAGGAGATGCGCCTCGTTCTCGATCCCCGTGACAGCGGCAACCGGGTATCGGATGCCGTAAGGAACGGTCTCTTCACCTGCACCACCTGCCAGGCGTGCTGGAAGGTCTGCCCAAAAGAGATCGAGACCCCGGCAAAAGCTATCGAGAAGCTCCGGTCATATGCCAACAAGCGGGGCTTCACCCTGCCCCGTCACCTTGAAGTGGCAGCCCTCATCAAAGAGACAGGACGGAGTGTTCCCCGCACAGCGGAATCGTTCCTTGAGAAGATGAGCGGCGTTCTCGAACCGTACGGTCCGGTGAAGGCCACGGTCGGGTTCTTTGTCGGCTGCCTGTACAACTACCGGCAGCAGCAGTCGGCACTCGATGCAATGGAAGTGCTCCGGAGGAACGGTATCCGGGTCATCATCCCCAGGGAGCAGGTCTGCTGCGGTTCCCCACTTATCAGGACCGGGCAGCTTGACTATGTGGAGACACTCAAGACCCGCAACATCGAGACATTCCGGTCACGGGGCATCGACACGGTCCTCACCATGTGTGCCGGCTGCGGCACAACCCTCAAGAACGATTACACAACGCCCTTCAGGGTCATCGACATCAACGAACTCCTCACGCAGTACGGCATCGAACCCCCTGCACGCCTCCCGATCAAAGCAACGTACCATGACCCCTGCCACCTGATGCGGGGTCAGGGCGTCCATGACCAGCCACGGGATCTGATCCGGCAGGTGGTGGACCTCGTGGAGATGCCATCCGTCTGCTGCGGGAGCGGGGGCGGGGTCAGGTCTGGTAACCCGGAGGAAGCTGCCGCAATCGGCAGGAAGCGGGGCGAGGAGATCAAAAAGACCGGCGCTGATATTGTGATCACCTCCTGCCCTTTCTGCGAGTTCCACATCATGGGCCACACGGACAAACCGGTGAAGAATATCGCAACGGTGCTGCTGGAAGGGTACCGCGAGAAGGATAGGAAAAAAGCATGA
- the tfrA gene encoding fumarate reductase (CoM/CoB) subunit TfrA yields MLADEVLDCHVLVIGSGGAGTRAAIEASQYGETVLISKTLVGKGGCTTMAEGGFNAVLRGEDSCGIHYEDTMKGGAFLNDPELVRVLTREAPLRMGDLMKWGAVFDSTDSDEIAQRPFGGQRFPRTCYAGDRTGHEMMMTLVDRLGFIRLQSQGKGITLLQEYTVIDLLKDGDRVVGAMALDEKGSLVLIKADSTILATGGGTRVYDISTNSSSGTGDGYAIGYRAGAELIDMEMVQFHPTGAIFPYDARGRLVTEAVRGEGGVLLNNKGERFMKNYDPERMELSTRDVVARAIATEILSGRGTANGGVYLDVTHLSREQIETRLPVMLEQFLAFGVDIRTTPMEVAPTAHHIMGGLRITTECRTTLPGLFACGEVAGGVHGANRLGGNALAETQVFGKRAGEAAGNERKQQKRIDTAQVKRQQDRLDRFMAGTKSPSRVRMMLQQAMWEGAGIFRNAADLNRTLAAAGVLADKPLKAGTRRNLAECCIVENMCLTSSLICRSALVREESRGAHVRKDIPQTHDAAHSPFCHTFISKKGQGIEQKGGAA; encoded by the coding sequence ATGCTTGCAGATGAGGTTCTGGATTGCCATGTGCTGGTGATAGGGAGCGGGGGGGCAGGGACCCGGGCTGCCATTGAGGCTTCGCAGTATGGCGAAACGGTCCTCATCTCCAAGACGCTCGTGGGTAAAGGCGGATGCACTACGATGGCGGAAGGCGGGTTCAACGCCGTTTTACGCGGGGAGGACTCGTGCGGTATCCATTACGAGGACACCATGAAAGGCGGGGCATTCCTCAACGACCCGGAACTCGTCCGCGTCCTCACCCGCGAGGCCCCGCTCCGCATGGGCGACCTGATGAAATGGGGAGCTGTCTTCGATTCCACGGACTCTGACGAGATCGCCCAGCGCCCTTTCGGCGGCCAGCGGTTCCCCCGCACCTGTTATGCAGGTGACCGGACCGGCCACGAGATGATGATGACACTCGTGGACCGGCTCGGGTTCATCCGGCTCCAGTCACAGGGAAAAGGTATCACGCTCCTGCAGGAATATACCGTCATTGACCTCTTAAAAGACGGCGATCGCGTCGTCGGGGCAATGGCACTGGACGAGAAGGGCAGCCTCGTCCTGATCAAAGCCGACAGCACGATCCTTGCCACGGGCGGCGGAACACGTGTCTATGATATCTCCACCAACTCCTCGAGCGGGACCGGCGACGGGTATGCCATCGGCTACCGGGCCGGGGCGGAACTGATCGACATGGAGATGGTCCAGTTCCACCCGACCGGTGCAATCTTCCCGTACGATGCCCGGGGCCGGCTCGTGACCGAGGCCGTGCGGGGGGAAGGCGGAGTGCTCCTCAACAACAAGGGCGAGCGGTTCATGAAGAACTACGACCCTGAACGGATGGAACTCTCGACCCGCGACGTTGTTGCCCGTGCAATCGCAACCGAGATCCTTTCAGGGAGGGGAACGGCAAACGGCGGAGTATATCTCGATGTTACGCACCTGTCCCGGGAGCAGATCGAGACCCGGTTGCCGGTGATGCTTGAGCAGTTCCTCGCGTTTGGCGTAGACATCCGCACCACCCCGATGGAGGTCGCTCCCACCGCCCACCACATTATGGGCGGACTCCGGATTACTACCGAGTGCCGGACAACCCTGCCCGGACTTTTTGCCTGCGGCGAAGTGGCTGGCGGGGTGCATGGCGCAAACCGGCTGGGTGGCAATGCCCTTGCCGAGACGCAGGTCTTCGGGAAGCGGGCCGGAGAAGCTGCCGGCAATGAGAGAAAACAGCAGAAGAGAATTGACACGGCACAGGTTAAGCGCCAGCAGGATCGGCTTGACCGCTTCATGGCCGGCACAAAAAGCCCGTCCCGCGTCCGGATGATGCTCCAGCAGGCTATGTGGGAAGGGGCAGGAATTTTTCGGAATGCCGCCGATCTCAACCGCACGCTTGCGGCAGCGGGCGTTCTTGCCGATAAGCCCCTCAAAGCCGGGACACGCCGCAACCTCGCGGAATGCTGTATTGTCGAGAACATGTGCCTTACCTCGTCGCTCATCTGCCGCTCGGCTCTTGTGCGGGAGGAGTCGCGGGGAGCCCATGTGCGAAAAGATATCCCGCAGACCCACGATGCCGCTCATTCACCGTTCTGCCACACCTTCATCTCAAAGAAAGGGCAGGGAATCGAGCAGAAAGGCGGTGCAGCATGA